TCGGCCTGCAGGTTGCGCATTTCGAAGTTGGTCATGCGCGCAATGTCCTGCTCGAGGCAGTGCTCCTCCATCTCGGTCCAGTAGCCGTTCACCTTGGTACCCTGAATGCGATTGGCAGAACGATACACAGTGTCGTGTTAGATAGCATTTTGagagcgtttgtttgttcaagcGTTTTATAGCGTCTGGGTCAGCACTTACCGGACAGTACTTGATGCGGTACATATCGATCGGCTCACCGTTGTCCACCGGTATGCTCCACCGCATGTCGAAATGGTCCGCGTACGGTGAGGTAACGATTGGATCGCTGTCTTCCTCCTCATCCTGGATGGGTGTGTGCAGGATGCGTGGCGTTTCCGGCTCCGAACGGCGCGGTGTCGACTGCTGCACGTACGCACCCCACTGGCTGAGCCCAACGACGTTCCGTGCCGCAAATCGGAACGAGTAGGCCGTCTGTGGTCGCAACCCTTCCACGATGTACGGGCTGTCCGGCGACCAGGTACGGTTGAACGCAAAGTTCCAATCGTTCTGGATCTGTTCCTTCCACTGTACGGAAAACGCCGTCAGCGGCAAACCGGGCTCGACCGGCGGTGCCATAATGTCGAACGTGATCGAGGTCGCACTGACGACGCGCGGTTTCGACTGCGGGACCGATTCCGGAATGCGAGCTTCACGCAGCTCCATCAGATGCTCCGCACTGCCCAGCCTGTTGTGGGCGACACATTTGTAGGCGGTGTAGTAGCGACGGTCGCGCGGCGTTACCAGCAGATCGCTGCGCAGACCCTCGTTTTCGATGCGCAGGTTTTGATCGTACAGATCCTGCACGCGCCGATCGTTGAAACGCCACTCGATCGTTGCGTTCGGAATGGCTTGCGCGAAGCAGCTCAGGTTAGCCGTACGCTCCTCCCAGGTGTATACCGGCGGTAGCGCCTTCATGTGGTCGAAGATTGGCCGGTATTCGACGGTGATGTGTCCAACTTTGAATGCAACATCGCCACGGTTTCGCGCAATACATTCGTACAGCCCATCGTCGGTGGTGGCGAGCTTCGAAATGCGTAACGTGCCGAGCGTTTCGCCCTTCTCATCGTCCGTCGACTGTTCCAAGATGATGCGATCGTCACTAACCTGCAAACCTATCGAGTACTCTTCGACCGTACCGTAGCGACGGAACGTGATTTCTGGCGCAGGTCGCCCGAACGCTTTGCACACAAAGACTGCCTCCTCGTTTTCCGACACGGTAATGTTGATGAACTCGATTATTTTCGGTCGTATCAGCACGTTAAGTTTCATCACCGACTGCGAATGGCCGGCCGGATTGCGTGCGATGCAGGCATAGCTGTCATGATCCTGCTGTTCCACGGTGCTGATATCGAGCTGACCAGTGATGGCGTTGACGGAAAATCTGTCATTTTAAAGGGTAGAAATAATGGGTGTAATTCGAAAGATTAGATTATATCCTTCATGAATTCCAGCATCAACATCACTTCACTCGAACACCTCGCAACACACCTACCTATCTAAGTCGGCCGCATTCTGTTGCGTTCCCGTCTTAACCCACTGGAATTCGGGCACCGGTTTGCCAGTTGCGTTGCACATCACCGAAAACGATTGGCCCTCGACGGCGTCCATTACCCGTGGCAGTTCCTGCACTTCTGGCATGATCTGCACCTCGACCCTTATCTCACGGTTCTTTAGCTCACCCGTCGACATAACGGCAGCCCGGCACGTATACACACCATCATCCGCCTCGGTGATGTTTTTGATCAGCAAACCTCGGTTTTCGATCACATACCGTCCGCTGGACTTGATCTACGATACAGAACGAATGACAGCGGCATTGGGTGAGACTCGTTGTTACGGAGCTGGCGGTGTGGGTGGAGGGTGGCAAGAAGGAATGGTATGGGTCTCATACCCAGCTTACCTGGTCACCGTTGCGAAGCCAATCAACAGTGGCCGGTGGGTTGGCGGTTACTTCGCAACGTACGATGTAGTCCGTACCCATCAGAGGACGCTGATCCGTGGGTGCATCCTTCCAGGTGATGGCAACtttgggtggaaaacaaacagacgaAGAAGTTTAGCTGACTGAAGCGATTTTATCGTAGAATGGAAATTCCATCGTCTAGTAAATAAGAGTTGAGCAAAAGAACTGTTGGCTCGGAATAGCAACAATGTAATCGATTTGACCTTGTCAAATTCTTGCGTCCTAGTTACTAAGCGTGCCACAGCTCAATGAAGCaaggaattaatttatttgtacaaaaGTTTACAGCACACGAACAAGTTGTTGATTGAGAGCTAAGCGTGTCACAAGGGTGAACCACAGGTTTCTTCCCGGTGGTTTTTGGAGGACCTTGCTTTCTTGCTGCGGGAAGGCGGGGGACCCATTCGCGTTGTGATCCACTAATAAGCGCCAGTGggtggttgtgttgtgtaactGCGCTAACGGCAGCCCCGCTACTGCTTGACGACCCGACGACAGACCGGCACGCCAAAAACCACTTACCGTAAGTTTCTACCACGACGGCCGCGTTCAGCTTTTCCGTGACGGAGTACGAAGCGGCACAGAAGTACGTCCCGGCCATCGACTCCTGCAGCGAGTTAAAGATTAGCGCTAACGCCGTACCGCCCGCTATCGATTCCGTGTAGATCATCGGCGATGACTGGCCCGCTCTGAAAATGGTGCAGAGAAATTGAATTGCGTCGACACGTTATTagaacacacaacacacaaccctcctcctcccctcccccccccccccccccccccccctcccccccccaatAGCAGAGAGTTCGTCCGGTCATCGGTCAAGTTTGGCCATCGGTTAGCACGTATGAGATCTGACGTAGTGGATGGAGTGTGAgtaggtgtgtgtttgtcagAGCGAGGGACAGACATTGTAACTGATGGTGCAGagtaagagaaagagagagagagagaaagagagtcaCAAAATGAAGAACGGTGACGGGATTAGAGTCGTCTTGAGTGCTCGACTTTAGTGTACAATATCGTGAGCTTTACACTTCTTCCACTATCGATTGGTGTTAGGTTGTTTTCGAGGCACTGGAAACTGTGGCAGGACATTCAttcacactaacacacacacacacacatacacacgcccTTTCGGTTGATGAGCTGAGCCGTGTCCGTAATGGAGTTTGTGGATCACAATCTCCGAACGGTGCTGCACGATTAAGGCAAGGCAGTAGCATAGGGACAATCATCTTTACAAATAAGGGGAGTGGAGCGCGACACGGCAAGTAAACAACCAGTAGCcgcagaaagcaaacaaatcaatcgcTGTAAAACTATGCAAATTTCCTTGAAAGTTGCCCGATATATccagaaaatcaataaatatcaATCTGCTGAAGGACGGCTGTGCTAAAGCGGTGGCCTGAAATCACTTCTGTTACAAAACGGTAAGGTTAGCACACTGCAACACGACATCGCGAGATTCTCATGTTCGACAAACATAACGCTGTTTGAACAACGTTTTCTGCAGAATGGTAATTTAGAACATGGTGCACTTTGCCGTACCGTCTGTCTTGGCAATTACGGAGTAATGTACGGAGTAGTATCTTTGATTGATAAGCTAGTGCATCATACTGCTGGTTTTGCTGAAGTTGTATATACTGGGGCGTCGTGTGGTGTACACTGTCCACGTAATGTGATTTAGAAAGCACAATTTTGAGATGCGTGTGCGTTGTTGAGAGAGAGCTCGTGGAGATATTCAGAACAAGGCTCATGCCTGTCGATGATTAACTTCTTAAGTGTATATAGAACAATGTAAACTTGAGCATCATCATCTATTAGAAACTGCCATCAGCCATCAAATTATGTGCGTCTGAACGGACAGAACCTACCCTGCAGTCACCGTGCAACACACAGTTGGCAGCGATGGAGCACATATAATTGCATCCAAACCGTTCGCAGCGAAACACTGGCCCATCCGCTAAGGTAGCGTCGCTATACCTAGGCTACAACGTTGGCCATTTAAATGGTCAATTGCACCGACGAGTGCAACGGGTGTTCCGTAATTGGTTGCTGCAGCTACGATAAAATGCAATCGAATTTGAGCTTTTTGTGAATGAATAACGACACGGTGGTCATACAGCACCACTCCGGCAATGCCGGCACGGCAGTCGAGGCTGTGGCCGAAAATTAGTTTGCTGGGCAGGGAATTGGGTGCGAGATGAATTTCGGGCTAAATTAGGTTTGCTCTCGATGCTCTCGGTACTCCTCGGGTGGTTGAATAATTCCGTCCCACAGCCGCACGTTTCATACAATGGAAAGTTATAATGAAGTTTGGCGAACAAGAGCAGTGTGTGTGGTGAGATCGTACACTTCACATGTATGCATCAGATAGCTGCTTTGTGTTGGCATTATAAACAAGGATGCAGGAATATCTGCGCTGCACCTATAAagctacacatacacacgttcTCGCAGCGGAGTACGCATTGGAACAGCCTGTCCCGGGCCGGTGGGAAGATACGCCGTGTGACAACGATAAGGCAAATATACAGCAATGCGAAAAGTGCGTTTGCTACAGCGTAACTACACTTcagttaaaacacaaaacattattAGAAAGCATAATTGAATTGCAATGAGATCAACTAAATGGCGGCATTAATTACGCTTGACGGTACgatgcgtgtttgtgtgagtgtctGGTGAGAAGGTATAAGAATCGGTA
This region of Anopheles marshallii chromosome 2, idAnoMarsDA_429_01, whole genome shotgun sequence genomic DNA includes:
- the LOC128709426 gene encoding fasciclin-2, translated to MAAQYGRSSSSAALMMLLVWITLIGVAQSQNQPRLKILPASSIQRKPVGHSLLLTCRPEVPDTNLISDLRWNDNRNMTILPKPMNYYYPLYDSKGRKLPMKAGQSSPMIYTESIAGGTALALIFNSLQESMAGTYFCAASYSVTEKLNAAVVVETYVAITWKDAPTDQRPLMGTDYIVRCEVTANPPATVDWLRNGDQIKSSGRYVIENRGLLIKNITEADDGVYTCRAAVMSTGELKNREIRVEVQIMPEVQELPRVMDAVEGQSFSVMCNATGKPVPEFQWVKTGTQQNAADLDRFSVNAITGQLDISTVEQQDHDSYACIARNPAGHSQSVMKLNVLIRPKIIEFINITVSENEEAVFVCKAFGRPAPEITFRRYGTVEEYSIGLQVSDDRIILEQSTDDEKGETLGTLRISKLATTDDGLYECIARNRGDVAFKVGHITVEYRPIFDHMKALPPVYTWEERTANLSCFAQAIPNATIEWRFNDRRVQDLYDQNLRIENEGLRSDLLVTPRDRRYYTAYKCVAHNRLGSAEHLMELREARIPESVPQSKPRVVSATSITFDIMAPPVEPGLPLTAFSVQWKEQIQNDWNFAFNRTWSPDSPYIVEGLRPQTAYSFRFAARNVVGLSQWGAYVQQSTPRRSEPETPRILHTPIQDEEEDSDPIVTSPYADHFDMRWSIPVDNGEPIDMYRIKYCPGTKVNGYWTEMEEHCLEQDIARMTNFEMRNLQADTYYRIELMAHNAIGFSKPAHVLMKTARGIDVVLRVDSPTLSSAAVIGIVIGSVVLLLIIADLLCCAFGNLGILATLCRKTKRSPSDLDDEAKLGSLYGWRFPLPYCSGSLIKERPPSPLPLPPPIVKLGATTPLEDEKQPLNTQPAAAASPLKVNSSVEFDGRVVHSRSGEIIGKNSAV